The Gemmatimonadaceae bacterium DNA segment CCGGAGTGCGGCCGGGCGATCGCGCGGCTGGCTTCCTGCCCAACGTGCCGGCGGCGGTGATCGCGGCGTTGGCGTCGAACGCCGTGGGCGCGGTGTGGTCGTCCTGTTCGCCCGACTTCGGTGCACAGGGCGTGCTCGACCGCTTCGGCCAGATCGAACCGGTCGTGCTGTTCGTCGCCGACGGCTACACGTATGCAGGCAAGGGGCAGGATTGCCTGGACCGCGCGGAGCGCATCGTCGCGGCGATCCCGAGCATCCGCCAAGTGGTGGTGCTGCCGTTCCTGCACGACGAGGTCTCGGACGCCTCGCTGGCCCGCGTGCAGCCCCGCAGCGGTGCGGCTACGCGCTTCGCCGACTTCGGTCTCCGCAACTGGCGCAGCGAGGGTGGCGACAACGCCCTCGATGGCGGCGGCATTGCCGGGCCGACGCCAGAGGTCCCGCGGCTGGAGGCGCTGCCCTTCGATCATCCGCTGTTCGTGATGTACTCCTCGGGGACTACCGGGCTGCCCAAGTGTATGGTGCACGGGCAGGGCGGCACGCTGCTGCAGCACCTGAAGGAGCACCGCCTGCACTGTGACCTGCGGCCGGGCGACCGGATGTTCTACTTCACCACCTGTGGGTGGATGATGTGGAACTGGCTGCTGAGCGCGCTGGCCAGCGAGGTGACGATCGTGCTCTACGACGGAGCCCCGATGCCGAAGGGCCACGACGACGCCTGCTGGGACCTCGTGGCCGAGGAGCGCGTCACGCACTTCGGCACCAGCGCGAAGTTCCTCGCGCTCTCCGAGAAGGCGGGCCACCGGCCGGGGCGTTCGCACGACCTCTCGGCCCTGCGAATGATCCTCAGCACGGGAAGCCCGCTGGCCGAGCACTCGTATGACTTCGTGTACCGTGAGGTGCATCCGCAGGTGCATCTGGCGAGCATCAGTGGCGGCACCGATCTCATCTCGTGCTTCGCGCTGGGCAATCCGTTGTTGCCGGTCTGGCGAGGCGAGCTGCAGTGCTTCGGGCTGGGGATGGCGGTGGACGTCTGGGGTGACGACGGCAAGCCGCTGCGAGGTGCGGCGGGGGAACTGGTGTGCACGCGACCGTTTCCGAGTATGCCGGTGGCGTTTTGGAACGATCCGGACGGCGCCAAGTATCGCGGGGCGTACTTCGAGCACTTCCCTGGCGTCTGGCGCCACGGCGATTGGGCGGAGATCACGCCACACGGCGGCCTCGTGATCCACGGCCGCAGCGACGCGACGTTGAACCCCGGCGGCGTGCGCATCGGCACCGCGGAGATCTACCGCGAGGTGGAACAGCTCCCCGAGGTGGTCGAGAGCGTGGTGATCGGACAGGAGATCGTGACCGATGGCGACAAGGACGTGCGCATCGTGCTGTTCGTGCGGTTGCGCGACGGTCTCGCGCTGGACGGCGCGCTGCGCGAACGGATTCGGCAGGCGATCCGAGCGCGGACGAGCCCGCATCACGTGCCGAAGGTCATCGTGCAGGTGACCGACATTCCGCGGACGATCAGCAACAAGATCAGCGAGATCGCGGTGCGGGAAGTGGTGCACGGGCGGCCGGTGAAGAACACGGAGGCGTTGGCGAATCCGGGGGCGCTGTCGCTGTACCGCGATTTGGCCGAGTTGAGGGCCGGGACGGATGACGGATGACGGATGCTTCCGTCATCCGTCGTCCGTCATCCGACGCTATATTGAAGTGGATTCGACAGCCGAGGCCAAGATGTTCATCGCGACCTGGAATTCGTGCTCCGCGTGGGGGCGCTGGTGGACCAGCGCACGCACGGGTGCGCGCGGGGCCTGACCGCGACGGATAACGGAGGACGGATGCCTGAGGTCGCGGTCCATTCCGTCATCCCGTCGCACGACTGAAGGTTCCGCCGATCTCCGCATCCGTCATCCGTCATCCGTCCGAGTCACACATGGCCACCATCGCCCATCCCCAGCACGCCGCCGGCACCGACACCTTCCCGATCAACGGCACCGATTACATCGAGTTCTGGGTCGGGAACGCCAAGCAGTCGCAGCTCTTCTACCGCGCGGCCTTTGGCTTCAAGCTCATCGCCTACCGCGGCCCGGAGACGGGGGTGCGCGACCGCGCCTCGTACCTGCTGGAGCAGGGCAAGATTCGCCTCATCCTCACGACGCCGATGGGGCCGGAGGGCGAGATCGCCGCGCACATCGCCACGCACGGCGACGGCGTGCGGGATATGGCCTTCTGGGTGGACGACTGCCGCGACGCGCACAAGAAGGCGATCGAGCGCGGCGCCGTCAGCGTGCAGGAGCCCACGGTGCTCAAGGACGAGCACGGCGAGATCGTCATCGCCGGCATCCGCACCTACGGCGACACCATCCACAGCATCGTCGAGCGCAAGAACTACAAGGGCCTGTTCATGCCGGGCTTCGTCGCCGCGGACTCGCCCTTCCAGCCGGAGCCGGTCGGCCTC contains these protein-coding regions:
- a CDS encoding acetoacetate--CoA ligase; the encoded protein is MTALDSRPLWTPRPEAAETSQMAQFFAQVARRIPGAPGARDEYARWHEWSVREPAAFWSAFWRWASVAAGRDDGRGDAQTPWREVLVNGDRMQPPSAPDGPRWFTDARLSYTGHLLQRRDETPAIIARDERGRRVELSWKALNGEVARVAEGLRAAGVRPGDRAAGFLPNVPAAVIAALASNAVGAVWSSCSPDFGAQGVLDRFGQIEPVVLFVADGYTYAGKGQDCLDRAERIVAAIPSIRQVVVLPFLHDEVSDASLARVQPRSGAATRFADFGLRNWRSEGGDNALDGGGIAGPTPEVPRLEALPFDHPLFVMYSSGTTGLPKCMVHGQGGTLLQHLKEHRLHCDLRPGDRMFYFTTCGWMMWNWLLSALASEVTIVLYDGAPMPKGHDDACWDLVAEERVTHFGTSAKFLALSEKAGHRPGRSHDLSALRMILSTGSPLAEHSYDFVYREVHPQVHLASISGGTDLISCFALGNPLLPVWRGELQCFGLGMAVDVWGDDGKPLRGAAGELVCTRPFPSMPVAFWNDPDGAKYRGAYFEHFPGVWRHGDWAEITPHGGLVIHGRSDATLNPGGVRIGTAEIYREVEQLPEVVESVVIGQEIVTDGDKDVRIVLFVRLRDGLALDGALRERIRQAIRARTSPHHVPKVIVQVTDIPRTISNKISEIAVREVVHGRPVKNTEALANPGALSLYRDLAELRAGTDDG